The region CCCCTACCGCCTGCAGGGGCAGAAGACCGCGGCGTTCGAGATCGTCGACGCGCTCGGCGACGCCCCGGACATCCACGTGCTCCCGGTCGGGAACGCCGGCAACATCTCGGCCTACTGGATGGGCTACCGCGAGTACGCGGTCGCGGGGCACGCCACGCGCACCCCGCGGATGTGGGGCGTCCAGGCCGACGGCGCCGCACCCTTCGTCAAGGGCGAGCCGGTGGAGAACCCCGAGACGATCGCGACGGCGATCCGCATCGGCAACCCCGCCTCGTGGTCGCTCGCGACGGCGGCGCGCGACGAGTCGGGCGGTCGGATCGACGCCGTCTCCGACGCCGAGATCCTCGACGCGCAGGCGCTGATCGCCCGCGAGGTCGGGGTGTTCGTCGAGCCGGCGTCGGCGGCCTCGGTGGCCGGGCTCCTGGCACGCGCCGCGGCCGGCGAGGTCCCCGCGGGCGCCACGATCGTGTGCACCGTGACGGGCAACGGCCTCAAGGACACGGCGACCGCGCTGGGGGAGACGCCGATCGACCCCGTCGTGGTGCCGCCGACGACCGCCGCGGTCGCCGACGCGCTGCGGCTGGTCTGAGGATCGGCCGGACCGCCGAGTGAGGACCGCCGCATGAGGATCGCTAATGACTCCGTCCGGGTCCGCGTCCCCGCCACGAGTGCCAACCTCGGCCCGGGGTTCGACGTGCTCGGGATCGCGCTCGGCCTCCACGACGTCGTGGAGGTGCGCGCGACCGCGGGCGCGACCCGCACCGCGGTGCGCGGCGAGGGTGCGCAGACCGTGCCCGACGGCGAGGACCACCTCGTCGTCCGCGCCGTCCGGGCGGGGCTCGAGCACGCGGGCGCACCGCAGGTCGGTCTCGACCTGTCCGCCTACAACCGCATCCCGCACGGGCGCGGCCTCGGCTCGTCGGCGGCCGCCGTCGTGGCCGGACTCGTGGCGGCGCGCGGCCTGATCTCCGAGCCCGAGGCGCTCGCCGACGACGTGGTCCTCGAGCTCGCGACGGCGTGGGAGGGGCACCCGGACAACGCCGCCGCCGCGATCTACGGCGGGGCGACGCTCGCGTGGGCGCCGGGTGCGGCTGCGGGTGAGACGGCGCGTACCGTGCGGGCCGAGCGGCTCGACGTCGACGCCGCCCTCACCTGCACGGCCTTCATCCCGGCCACGGAGCTCGCCACGAAGGTCGCGCGCGGGGTGCTGCCCGACGTCGTGCCGCACGCCGACGCGGCATTCACCGGATCGCGCACCGCGCTGCTCGTGCTCGCGCTGGCGGGCCGCACCGACCTGATGATGACGGCGACGGAGGACCGGCTGCACCAGCCGTACCGCCGCGACGTCCTGAGCGACTCCTCGGAGCTCGTCGACGCGTTGCGCGCCGCCGGCCACCCGGCCGTGATCTCGGGGGCGGGGCCGACCGTCCTGGTGCTCGGCACGGTGCCCGAGCGGCTGGAGTCGGCCGTCGTCGCGCGGGGCTGGCGCGCCGTGCGCCTGCCGGTCGACCACGCGGGGGCCGCTGCCGTGTAGTCTGGTGGTGCACCGCGCGGATCGATCGGACTCATCGACGCACGGCGGCATCCACCGAACGGCCACCGGCGCTCCGCCGTGGTCCCCGTCGGCTCCCACCGGGTGAACACCATCGCGGTGACGAGCGGCGAGACGACCTGTGGCCCCACTCCTGGGTGCCGCGGGCATGCGATCCACCGCCAGGTGCTTCCGAGCCCCTGCCGCCGGCATCTCCGAACGCAGCGGCCGGAACCCCACGACTTCGCGCCACCCGGGCGCACCGCAAAGGACACTCGTGACCGACACCACCGACGCTGCCGCCTCGCGCGGCGGGTCCCTCAGCACCCTCCGTCTCGCCGAGCTGCAGCAGGTCGCCAGCGGCCTCGGCATCTCCGGGACCTCCAAGATGCGCAAGGGCGACCTCGTGACCGCCATCCGCTCGGCGCGCGGCGCCGGCGGGAGCGCGTCCTCCGCGCCCGCGCGCTCCGCCGAGCGCGCGCCCCGCGCCGCGCGC is a window of Litorihabitans aurantiacus DNA encoding:
- the thrB gene encoding homoserine kinase; translated protein: MRIANDSVRVRVPATSANLGPGFDVLGIALGLHDVVEVRATAGATRTAVRGEGAQTVPDGEDHLVVRAVRAGLEHAGAPQVGLDLSAYNRIPHGRGLGSSAAAVVAGLVAARGLISEPEALADDVVLELATAWEGHPDNAAAAIYGGATLAWAPGAAAGETARTVRAERLDVDAALTCTAFIPATELATKVARGVLPDVVPHADAAFTGSRTALLVLALAGRTDLMMTATEDRLHQPYRRDVLSDSSELVDALRAAGHPAVISGAGPTVLVLGTVPERLESAVVARGWRAVRLPVDHAGAAAV
- the thrC gene encoding threonine synthase yields the protein MAHQWRGLIAEYAEHLPIEPGEPVITLGEGGTPLVASAALSERTGARVHLKVEGANPTGSFKDRGMTMAVSKVAAAGGALVLCASTGNTSASAAAYAAHAGLPCAVVLPAGKIAAGKLAQAIVHGATLVSLEGNFDDGLRVVRELGQRPDVALVNSVNPYRLQGQKTAAFEIVDALGDAPDIHVLPVGNAGNISAYWMGYREYAVAGHATRTPRMWGVQADGAAPFVKGEPVENPETIATAIRIGNPASWSLATAARDESGGRIDAVSDAEILDAQALIAREVGVFVEPASAASVAGLLARAAAGEVPAGATIVCTVTGNGLKDTATALGETPIDPVVVPPTTAAVADALRLV